One region of Candidatus Epulonipiscium sp. genomic DNA includes:
- a CDS encoding cold-shock protein, translated as MKKGTVKWFNAEKGFGFISVEGEDDVFVHFSAIQGDGFKTLEEGQAVEFDVVEGARGPQAANVSKL; from the coding sequence ATGAAAAAAGGTACAGTTAAATGGTTTAACGCAGAGAAAGGATTTGGCTTTATTTCTGTAGAAGGTGAAGATGATGTATTCGTACACTTCTCTGCTATCCAAGGAGATGGATTCAAAACTTTGGAAGAAGGTCAAGCAGTAGAATTCGACGTTGTTGAAGGTGCTAGAGGACCTCAAGCAGCGAATGTATCTAAATTATAA
- a CDS encoding threonine synthase yields MSQIKYKSTRGGQENILASQAIVQGIANDGGLFVPEKLPKLEYSLEQLKDMNYQELAYHIMKHFLSDFKENELKECIDKAYDKKFDTDEIAPLIKKGGAYFLELFHGPTLAFKDMALSILPHLLKTAAKKLNIEKEIVILTATSGDTGKAALEGFADVEGTKIIVFFPQDGVSEIQKRQMTTQTGENTYVIGIKGNFDDAQNGVKQIFADTEFNKKLNENGYMLSSANSINIGRLVPQVVYYFYAYFQMVQKEEISLNDAINVVVPTGNFGNILAAFYAKEMGLPIKKLICASNDNKVLYDFFDTGKYDKEREFILTVSPSMDILISSNLERLIYQIADENPNTTKELMEDLRIKGNYQITATMKDKLKDFYGSFATQEETLKSIKELFENSGYLMDTHTAVAYYVYKTYTKKTKDNTKAIIVSTASPYKFTNSVMNAIDDKYDKYSDFELMEKMKELTKNDIPLGIKDIDKRPILHTTVCGKDEMKKMVDEILR; encoded by the coding sequence ATGAGTCAAATAAAATACAAAAGTACCAGGGGAGGACAAGAAAACATACTAGCTTCCCAAGCCATAGTTCAAGGAATAGCCAATGATGGTGGATTATTTGTACCAGAAAAACTACCTAAATTAGAGTATAGCCTAGAACAATTAAAGGATATGAACTATCAGGAACTAGCTTATCATATAATGAAACACTTTCTAAGTGATTTTAAGGAAAACGAATTAAAAGAATGTATTGATAAGGCCTATGATAAGAAATTTGATACTGATGAGATAGCACCTTTAATAAAAAAAGGGGGGGCTTATTTTTTGGAATTATTCCATGGGCCTACTTTAGCATTTAAAGATATGGCACTTTCTATATTGCCCCATCTTCTAAAAACCGCAGCTAAAAAACTTAATATAGAAAAGGAAATAGTAATTCTAACTGCTACCTCCGGAGATACGGGAAAAGCAGCTCTAGAAGGTTTTGCTGATGTAGAGGGAACAAAAATTATAGTGTTTTTTCCTCAGGATGGGGTAAGTGAAATCCAAAAACGTCAAATGACTACACAGACCGGTGAAAATACATATGTAATAGGCATAAAGGGAAATTTTGATGACGCCCAAAACGGAGTTAAACAAATATTTGCAGATACCGAGTTTAACAAAAAACTAAATGAAAATGGATATATGTTATCATCTGCTAACTCTATCAATATAGGACGCTTGGTGCCTCAAGTGGTATATTACTTTTATGCGTACTTCCAAATGGTGCAAAAGGAAGAAATATCTTTAAATGATGCTATAAATGTGGTAGTTCCTACAGGAAACTTTGGAAATATATTAGCAGCTTTCTATGCTAAAGAAATGGGACTTCCCATTAAAAAATTAATATGTGCATCCAATGATAATAAAGTGCTATATGATTTCTTTGACACGGGTAAATATGATAAGGAAAGGGAGTTTATACTGACAGTATCCCCTTCTATGGATATTTTAATTTCTAGTAATTTAGAAAGACTCATATATCAAATTGCCGATGAGAATCCTAATACAACAAAAGAGTTAATGGAAGATCTAAGAATCAAGGGTAATTATCAAATAACAGCCACTATGAAAGATAAATTAAAAGACTTTTATGGAAGTTTTGCTACTCAAGAAGAAACCCTAAAATCTATAAAGGAATTATTTGAAAACTCAGGGTATTTGATGGATACCCATACTGCAGTAGCTTATTATGTGTATAAGACCTATACAAAAAAGACAAAGGATAATACAAAGGCTATTATAGTATCCACCGCAAGTCCATACAAATTTACAAATAGCGTTATGAATGCCATAGACGATAAATATGACAAATACTCGGATTTTGAACTAATGGAAAAAATGAAGGAACTAACTAAAAATGATATCCCCTTAGGGATAAAAGATATCGACAAACGACCAATCCTCCATACTACTGTATGTGGGAAAGATGAAATGAAAAAGATGGTAGATGAGATATTAAGATAA
- a CDS encoding flavin reductase family protein, producing MFKDVGYNEYAKQLLEQLPKGAFLTTKTDKDTNTMTIGWGNIGFMWKKPIFTVMVRYSRYTYDIIEKNSEFTISIPLKGQLKKELGFCGTKSGRDIDKFKECNLKISKGKVIDTPIIDGCNLYYECRIVHKQTIEPGLLDSLINKKSYSNHDYHVIYYGEILASYIDELK from the coding sequence ATGTTCAAAGATGTAGGGTATAATGAATATGCTAAGCAGTTGCTAGAGCAGCTTCCTAAAGGCGCTTTTTTGACTACAAAAACCGATAAAGATACCAATACTATGACCATTGGCTGGGGAAATATAGGTTTTATGTGGAAGAAGCCAATTTTTACTGTTATGGTTCGTTATTCTAGATATACCTATGATATAATCGAAAAAAACAGTGAATTCACCATTAGTATTCCTCTAAAAGGACAGCTAAAAAAGGAGCTGGGCTTTTGTGGAACAAAATCAGGAAGGGATATTGATAAATTTAAAGAATGTAATCTAAAAATTTCAAAGGGTAAGGTTATAGATACACCTATAATCGATGGTTGTAATCTATATTATGAGTGTAGAATAGTCCATAAACAGACGATAGAACCCGGGCTATTAGATTCCTTAATCAATAAAAAATCTTATTCCAATCATGATTATCATGTGATATACTATGGAGAGATTCTAGCAAGTTATATTGATGAACTAAAATAA
- a CDS encoding SEC-C domain-containing protein — protein sequence MNLYQQWEKSIDSQPTKEAQTKYIQDYLEKEKNVYEKILGEHTQEVSGVFKDLAKEYKMTNVEFAGFIDGINTSISPEINLEELTEDTSIHLNIDYEKLYWNMLDAGAEWLYTISAWDNILTKEKRDEIKKEYNQSKIVIKPKKVGRNEPCPCGSGLKYKKCCGK from the coding sequence ATGAATTTGTATCAGCAATGGGAAAAGTCCATAGACTCACAACCTACTAAGGAAGCACAAACAAAGTATATTCAAGATTATCTTGAAAAAGAGAAAAATGTCTACGAAAAGATTTTAGGAGAACACACTCAGGAAGTTAGTGGTGTATTCAAGGATTTGGCAAAAGAATACAAAATGACTAATGTTGAGTTTGCAGGTTTTATAGATGGTATTAATACCAGTATATCTCCAGAAATTAATTTAGAAGAACTCACTGAAGATACTAGCATTCACCTAAATATCGATTATGAAAAACTTTACTGGAATATGCTAGATGCAGGAGCAGAGTGGCTATATACGATTTCAGCATGGGATAATATTTTAACAAAAGAAAAAAGAGATGAAATTAAAAAAGAATACAATCAATCAAAAATAGTTATAAAGCCTAAAAAAGTAGGAAGAAATGAACCTTGCCCCTGTGGCAGTGGCCTAAAATATAAGAAATGCTGTGGAAAATAA
- the fba gene encoding class II fructose-1,6-bisphosphate aldolase: MALVTTKEMFNKAFEGKYAIGAFNINNMEIVQAITRAAGSLKSPVILQVSKSALKYAGPGYLKGMVDAAIEETGIDIALHLDHGPDLETVKEVIDAGFTSVMFDGSHYDYETNVAKTKEVVEYAHARGVVVEAELGKLAGVEDDVSVSAEDATYTDPDQAVDFVQRTGVDSLAIAIGTSHGAYKFKGEAKLDFDRLETITAKLEAAGIHNFPIVLHGASSVDAASVATCNKYGGKIQGAAGVPNEMLRKAASMSVCKINMDTDIRLAMTAAVREVFGENPAEFDPRKYLGAARDQIEKLVELKIKDVLGSNNAL, translated from the coding sequence ATGGCATTAGTAACAACAAAAGAAATGTTTAATAAGGCATTCGAAGGAAAATATGCTATCGGTGCTTTTAACATCAACAACATGGAAATTGTCCAAGCAATTACCCGTGCTGCAGGAAGTCTTAAGTCTCCTGTAATTCTTCAAGTATCTAAAAGTGCCCTAAAATATGCAGGCCCTGGATACTTAAAGGGAATGGTTGATGCTGCAATCGAAGAAACAGGGATTGACATTGCTCTTCATCTGGACCATGGTCCTGATCTTGAGACTGTTAAAGAAGTAATCGATGCAGGATTTACTTCCGTTATGTTTGACGGTTCCCATTATGATTATGAAACCAACGTGGCAAAAACTAAAGAAGTTGTAGAATATGCCCATGCAAGAGGGGTAGTAGTTGAAGCTGAATTAGGAAAATTAGCAGGGGTTGAAGATGATGTAAGTGTATCTGCTGAAGATGCTACATATACCGATCCAGACCAAGCTGTTGACTTTGTACAAAGAACAGGGGTTGATTCTTTAGCAATAGCTATTGGTACAAGCCACGGAGCTTATAAATTTAAAGGCGAGGCAAAATTAGATTTTGACCGTCTAGAAACTATTACAGCTAAATTAGAAGCTGCAGGAATCCACAACTTCCCAATTGTACTTCATGGTGCTTCTTCTGTTGATGCTGCTTCTGTTGCAACCTGCAATAAATATGGCGGAAAAATCCAAGGGGCTGCGGGTGTTCCAAATGAAATGTTAAGAAAAGCAGCTTCCATGTCCGTATGTAAAATCAATATGGATACAGATATAAGACTTGCTATGACAGCAGCTGTTCGCGAAGTATTTGGTGAAAACCCAGCTGAATTTGACCCAAGAAAATATCTTGGTGCTGCAAGGGATCAAATTGAAAAACTGGTAGAACTAAAAATCAAAGATGTATTAGGTTCTAATAATGCCCTATAA
- a CDS encoding DUF47 family protein gives MGLFKRERRILDLMNQHMAAVLECNELFIHALDELNCKGLNPEIEKMAKEVDRAEAKADSIRHEIIQSLLKGALLPESRREILKLIELIDDIANKCEETIKQIFLQQIEFFDELKPAIGEINSKTKIQLKYLKELINDIFNNFHQLETNHKKLVKIAKLESEIDEIEYNAIRTLFRMDIELAKKNQIKTIISDIADISDVGEDISDMLEMIMVLRKV, from the coding sequence ATGGGATTATTTAAAAGAGAGCGGAGAATACTAGATCTTATGAACCAGCATATGGCAGCTGTTCTAGAGTGCAATGAGTTATTTATCCATGCCTTAGATGAACTAAACTGCAAAGGATTAAACCCTGAAATCGAAAAAATGGCTAAAGAGGTAGATAGAGCAGAAGCTAAAGCAGACAGTATTCGTCATGAAATTATTCAATCCCTCCTAAAGGGGGCATTGCTTCCTGAATCAAGACGGGAGATTTTAAAACTCATTGAATTAATAGACGATATTGCAAACAAATGTGAGGAAACAATTAAGCAGATTTTCCTCCAACAAATCGAATTTTTCGATGAACTTAAACCTGCTATAGGGGAAATAAATAGTAAAACGAAGATTCAGTTAAAATATCTTAAGGAATTAATCAACGATATTTTTAACAATTTCCATCAATTGGAAACAAATCATAAAAAACTTGTTAAAATTGCAAAATTAGAGTCGGAGATTGATGAAATAGAATACAATGCAATACGTACACTTTTTAGAATGGATATAGAGTTAGCAAAGAAGAATCAAATTAAAACTATAATTTCTGATATAGCAGATATATCGGATGTAGGAGAAGATATATCCGATATGCTAGAAATGATTATGGTATTAAGAAAGGTATGA
- a CDS encoding inorganic phosphate transporter, translating to MISPSVISGAVLGWALGSNGASSCFAVAVSTRKVKYKTAIILTAVFVIVGAFLEGARGLSKVSTYSYNSGINTEMQAFLAMLAAAITVTIMTMFRLPVSTSQAVIGAIIGGAIINGRADFSEGIKFFTAWLTTPFTAAILAFILYKIFERYIEKRIKNYGIYDNIIRITYYVSGIFAAYSLGGNSVANATAIYTGNINILTTKEALLIGGITMAIGVITYSKGVMKTVGENLVTLSPISGLISVIASAMTVFIFVKIGIPVPTSQAVVGAIVGIGLVKGVNTISFKTVRNILMGWFGTPTIAGIISLLLFFKFS from the coding sequence ATGATATCACCTTCAGTTATTTCAGGGGCGGTGTTAGGATGGGCTTTGGGTAGCAATGGCGCTTCTAGTTGTTTTGCCGTTGCTGTATCCACAAGAAAGGTAAAATATAAAACAGCTATAATACTAACAGCAGTATTTGTGATAGTAGGGGCTTTCCTAGAAGGAGCAAGAGGGCTCTCTAAGGTAAGCACCTATTCTTATAACAGCGGTATAAACACAGAAATGCAAGCCTTTTTGGCTATGTTAGCCGCAGCTATTACAGTGACAATTATGACTATGTTTCGCCTACCCGTATCTACTTCACAGGCCGTTATAGGGGCAATTATAGGTGGTGCAATAATAAATGGAAGAGCAGATTTTTCCGAAGGGATTAAATTTTTTACGGCATGGCTTACTACCCCTTTTACAGCTGCCATTCTCGCCTTCATCTTATACAAAATCTTTGAGAGATATATAGAAAAAAGAATTAAGAATTATGGGATATACGATAATATTATTAGGATTACGTATTATGTATCAGGTATTTTTGCTGCATATTCCTTAGGGGGAAATAGTGTTGCCAATGCAACTGCCATATACACAGGAAATATAAATATATTAACTACTAAGGAGGCCTTGTTAATCGGGGGCATAACAATGGCTATTGGGGTAATCACCTACAGTAAGGGTGTAATGAAGACAGTAGGGGAGAACCTAGTGACTCTTTCGCCGATATCTGGTTTAATCTCTGTAATTGCATCAGCTATGACAGTCTTTATTTTTGTCAAAATAGGAATACCTGTACCGACTTCCCAAGCTGTGGTAGGTGCCATAGTAGGTATTGGTCTTGTAAAAGGAGTAAACACCATAAGCTTTAAAACAGTCCGTAATATTTTAATGGGTTGGTTTGGAACCCCTACAATTGCAGGAATAATAAGTCTTTTGCTATTTTTTAAGTTCTCATAA
- the lspA gene encoding signal peptidase II, with product MIFLVIIIGIIILDQYTKKIALQNLYEGKYYPIFDNKIHLTIHKNKGAALNLFERFPRTIKIITIPPIIGLVLYILKLIKGKGFVLTKLAVGFIIGGGIGNLIDRIKKGHVVDFFISILKDALFSILRIYSSSWERYFYKS from the coding sequence ATGATTTTTTTAGTAATAATTATCGGCATAATTATATTAGATCAATATACAAAGAAAATTGCCCTACAAAACTTATATGAAGGGAAATATTATCCTATATTCGATAATAAAATCCATTTAACAATTCATAAGAATAAAGGGGCAGCGTTGAATTTATTTGAAAGATTTCCAAGGACTATAAAGATAATTACAATTCCCCCCATTATTGGTCTTGTATTATACATTCTAAAACTAATTAAGGGCAAAGGATTTGTTTTGACAAAATTAGCTGTAGGATTTATCATAGGAGGTGGGATAGGAAACTTAATAGACAGAATAAAAAAAGGCCATGTGGTGGATTTTTTTATTTCAATTTTAAAAGATGCCCTATTTTCAATATTGCGGATATATTCATCATCCTGGGAGCGATACTTTTACAAATCTTAA
- a CDS encoding HD-GYP domain-containing protein translates to MAEEFKQIISAADLKPGMILAEDVFSLTGLRLLVGGTELNEKNINKLRIYNIDYVFINEKVSIGYMRREPKEVDSRSIKKAEAFNTFKSSYETNLDALHNHIMDIGEGKTINISELFTMSKDMIDILESKSDIFAFLHNLRSGDDYTYTHSVNVSLLCNIFGQWLGIYGEELKNLTVAGLIHDIGKTKIDTKILNKPGKLTPEEFEEIKKHTIYGFRMIESQDIHNDIKMAVLMHHEKYDGTGYPLGARENQINDFAKIVAIADIYDAMTSDRSYRERFCPFKVIETFEQEAYGKLDTKFLLSFLKNIAYNYLNCWVRLSTGEEGEIMFINSNNLSRPIVRVDNALVDLRDERDLFIDEII, encoded by the coding sequence ATGGCGGAGGAGTTTAAACAAATAATTTCTGCAGCGGATTTAAAACCCGGCATGATTTTAGCAGAAGATGTGTTTAGTTTGACAGGGTTGCGACTTCTTGTCGGAGGAACTGAGCTTAATGAAAAAAATATAAATAAACTTAGGATATATAATATCGATTATGTTTTTATTAATGAGAAAGTATCCATTGGATATATGCGAAGAGAGCCTAAAGAGGTAGATAGCAGAAGCATCAAAAAGGCAGAAGCCTTTAATACTTTTAAATCCTCCTATGAAACCAATTTAGATGCCCTCCATAATCATATAATGGATATAGGTGAAGGTAAAACCATAAACATATCGGAACTGTTTACCATGAGCAAGGATATGATAGATATACTAGAATCAAAAAGCGATATATTTGCCTTTCTCCATAATCTAAGATCCGGTGATGATTATACCTATACTCACTCAGTAAATGTTTCCTTGCTTTGTAATATATTTGGGCAATGGTTAGGCATCTATGGGGAAGAGCTTAAGAATCTAACCGTGGCAGGATTAATCCACGATATCGGAAAAACAAAAATTGATACTAAGATATTAAATAAACCGGGGAAATTAACACCAGAAGAGTTTGAGGAAATCAAAAAACATACAATCTATGGATTTAGAATGATAGAAAGTCAGGACATACATAATGATATAAAAATGGCAGTCTTAATGCACCATGAAAAATATGATGGAACAGGATATCCCCTAGGGGCAAGAGAAAACCAAATAAATGATTTTGCAAAAATCGTAGCCATAGCAGATATCTATGATGCTATGACCTCTGATAGATCATATAGAGAACGATTTTGCCCCTTTAAAGTGATTGAAACTTTTGAACAGGAGGCTTATGGAAAACTAGATACTAAGTTTCTTCTTTCATTTTTGAAAAATATTGCATATAATTATTTGAATTGTTGGGTGAGGTTATCCACCGGTGAAGAGGGGGAGATTATGTTCATCAATTCTAATAATCTATCTAGACCAATTGTGCGGGTAGACAATGCGTTGGTGGATTTAAGGGATGAAAGGGATTTATTTATTGATGAAATAATATAA
- a CDS encoding DUF342 domain-containing protein, with product MDFEILYSNPYVQLIEKEDGFYIETFKAGYNLDEFNQVLIDFPQVKIVNFLALRRAILDAPQPMYKFAVKREKIELDVSSDHLKAYITLFVPDSDLVGAKRKEISLQILEALQKKGVVYGIMQDVLLYNLKPKVKTLIAKGKLPVNGEHSKIKMYELIEPKPTLTEDGTVNHYELSLINKVSEGDWLGERIDATPGEPGKSVLGEEIPAKSGKQFPLHYDKQSVEEVYDKEKGVTILVAKKTGAVFYRNEVIYVYDYLEIDGDVSFETGNINFDGFINIRGSIEDNFSVKAKNDIEVLGDMGVGGVENIQSKDGCIYIRGGIAGKNKARIFCKQDLFTKFASECTIECEGTVHIGFYAINCNIKAKQVIFESRSSRIIGGNIDAEIKVVVNEVGNRTYIPTTITLQGFNRREFKDRFDEINASIKEMNEKLVDFKHKLAIYRGSENLSDSQKFEQKKITREFAILREDLKKLHSERKKYISYLRTKGEGEISVAGQIHGNTTLTIRNHIKRIIDEERGPITYYLLDNELRSE from the coding sequence ATGGATTTTGAAATCTTATATTCAAATCCCTATGTTCAATTAATTGAAAAAGAAGATGGTTTCTACATAGAAACTTTTAAAGCTGGTTACAATCTAGATGAATTTAATCAAGTTTTGATAGACTTTCCCCAAGTTAAGATTGTAAACTTTCTTGCTTTAAGGAGGGCTATTTTAGATGCTCCCCAACCCATGTATAAATTTGCTGTCAAAAGGGAAAAAATAGAACTTGATGTAAGCAGTGACCATCTTAAAGCCTATATTACGCTTTTTGTACCAGATTCCGACTTAGTTGGGGCAAAAAGAAAGGAAATTTCTTTACAAATTTTAGAGGCCCTTCAGAAAAAAGGTGTAGTATATGGGATTATGCAGGATGTCTTATTGTATAACTTAAAGCCAAAGGTAAAAACCCTAATTGCCAAGGGCAAACTACCGGTAAATGGTGAACACTCTAAGATTAAGATGTATGAACTTATCGAACCAAAACCAACACTAACTGAAGACGGCACTGTTAACCATTATGAATTAAGTTTGATTAATAAGGTGAGTGAGGGGGATTGGCTTGGAGAAAGGATTGATGCTACCCCCGGCGAACCAGGCAAATCGGTGCTTGGAGAAGAAATTCCTGCAAAATCTGGCAAACAGTTCCCTCTTCATTATGATAAACAATCCGTAGAAGAAGTATATGATAAGGAAAAGGGCGTTACAATATTAGTAGCCAAAAAAACCGGTGCTGTATTTTACAGGAATGAAGTAATCTATGTTTATGATTATCTTGAAATTGATGGGGATGTTTCTTTTGAGACCGGTAATATCAACTTTGACGGTTTTATCAATATAAGGGGTTCTATTGAAGATAACTTTTCAGTTAAAGCCAAAAATGATATTGAAGTCTTAGGTGATATGGGAGTTGGTGGAGTAGAAAATATCCAAAGTAAGGATGGCTGTATTTATATTCGCGGCGGAATTGCAGGGAAAAACAAAGCCCGTATATTCTGCAAACAAGATTTATTTACTAAATTTGCTTCTGAATGTACCATAGAATGTGAAGGAACGGTACACATTGGGTTTTATGCCATTAATTGCAATATCAAGGCAAAACAGGTTATCTTCGAGTCTAGAAGCAGCAGAATCATCGGCGGTAATATTGATGCTGAGATTAAAGTTGTTGTTAATGAAGTAGGCAACCGTACCTATATCCCTACGACCATAACCTTACAGGGCTTTAATCGTAGAGAGTTTAAAGACAGATTTGATGAAATAAATGCATCCATCAAAGAAATGAATGAAAAATTAGTTGATTTCAAGCATAAATTAGCTATTTATAGGGGAAGTGAAAATCTATCCGACAGTCAGAAATTCGAACAAAAAAAGATAACCAGGGAATTTGCAATTTTAAGGGAAGATCTTAAGAAATTGCATTCAGAAAGGAAAAAATATATATCTTATTTACGTACAAAGGGTGAGGGTGAAATTTCCGTTGCAGGCCAAATTCATGGAAATACTACTTTAACTATTAGAAATCACATCAAAAGAATTATTGATGAGGAAAGAGGTCCTATAACTTATTATCTCCTTGACAATGAATTAAGATCAGAATAA